A window of Sphingomonas sp. Leaf357 contains these coding sequences:
- a CDS encoding DUF4143 domain-containing protein, with the protein MLILPDIKLVEAHDLLLTEAVGPLLEVGLRESDATSLRFTLNDLRRRGRYLPALLAPTDNRAAAWVGDRLLPELPFFPDDVSWDFSGISVWEELARSHGEWAAGTQKRSRMKQGAFNRLLASGEQQNLLYRLPMWTEPGDADQQKHKLYVTDPGVLHRLLGWDQRTYAHGPLGVGPARVEAFWRLRERSWEGFVVTSITRAAGVRARATVWEGLPGEIDLILEWQRETWAIEVTRGRNKVFRELHGAGHRATSATRPIILVYDDEVGVPLLKGASRLGHRVECMTLMQVLREVMAGP; encoded by the coding sequence ATGCTGATCTTGCCCGACATAAAGCTTGTTGAAGCGCATGACCTGCTTTTGACGGAAGCAGTTGGTCCGCTCCTTGAGGTTGGGCTGCGCGAGAGCGATGCGACTTCGCTGCGTTTTACGCTGAACGACTTGCGACGACGGGGACGCTACCTGCCCGCATTACTCGCTCCTACCGATAATCGCGCAGCGGCGTGGGTCGGCGACCGATTGTTGCCAGAGCTTCCTTTTTTCCCCGATGATGTCTCTTGGGACTTTAGCGGAATAAGTGTCTGGGAGGAGTTGGCCCGATCCCATGGCGAGTGGGCTGCAGGAACGCAAAAACGGAGTCGAATGAAGCAGGGTGCTTTCAACCGCTTGCTCGCGTCCGGAGAGCAGCAGAACCTTCTGTATCGTCTGCCGATGTGGACAGAACCGGGCGATGCTGATCAGCAGAAACACAAACTGTATGTCACTGATCCGGGCGTGCTTCATCGGCTCCTTGGGTGGGATCAAAGAACCTATGCTCACGGTCCGCTCGGCGTCGGCCCCGCGAGAGTCGAAGCGTTTTGGCGTCTACGTGAGAGAAGTTGGGAGGGGTTCGTCGTGACGAGCATTACTCGCGCTGCAGGTGTGCGTGCTCGTGCTACTGTTTGGGAAGGGCTGCCCGGCGAAATTGATCTTATACTCGAGTGGCAGCGGGAGACTTGGGCGATAGAGGTCACGAGAGGCCGAAATAAGGTTTTCCGAGAACTGCATGGTGCTGGACATCGTGCGACGAGCGCAACCCGGCCGATCATTCTGGTATATGACGACGAAGTCGGCGTGCCGTTGCTGAAAGGGGCTAGCCGGCTGGGGCACAGGGTTGAGTGCATGACATTGATGCAAGTCTTGCGTGAAGTGATGGCCGGGCCATAG
- a CDS encoding PEPxxWA-CTERM sorting domain-containing protein has product MKTMTKMMIAATFAVSGLAAGTAANAAIVINITQVGADVRADASGTADTTGAAPIGLPISGAPFINGSRAAVRVGSGAYYNYAVSGPTVFGSNFQVTATTASGSLIAVNGMNQTVQLLAAYTSNSFISGTATFANQTLASLGLTLGSYVYRLPNDTLTVNIGPVAAAVPETATWAMMIAGFGMMGAAMRTRRRSTKVSFA; this is encoded by the coding sequence ATGAAGACTATGACTAAAATGATGATCGCGGCGACTTTCGCTGTTTCCGGCCTCGCGGCTGGTACCGCTGCTAACGCCGCCATCGTGATCAATATCACACAGGTTGGAGCCGATGTGCGGGCCGACGCGAGCGGAACCGCAGATACCACGGGCGCAGCGCCGATCGGCCTCCCCATATCCGGCGCCCCTTTTATCAACGGGTCTCGTGCCGCTGTGAGGGTCGGTAGCGGTGCTTACTACAATTACGCTGTTAGCGGCCCAACTGTGTTCGGAAGTAACTTTCAAGTAACTGCCACCACCGCATCGGGCAGCCTTATCGCCGTTAATGGCATGAACCAAACCGTTCAGCTTCTTGCGGCCTATACTTCTAATTCCTTCATCAGCGGCACGGCAACCTTCGCGAACCAAACGCTCGCGTCACTCGGACTTACGCTTGGTTCCTATGTCTACCGCCTCCCAAACGACACTTTGACGGTTAATATCGGTCCTGTCGCCGCAGCCGTTCCCGAAACCGCCACTTGGGCAATGATGATCGCTGGCTTCGGCATGATGGGCGCTGCCATGCGCACCCGTCGTCGTTCGACCAAGGTATCGTTCGCCTAA
- a CDS encoding DUF6894 family protein, whose protein sequence is MAGYFFHVFNDEKTHDDEGQVFADLAGAIARAEKDCIALALESIAEHRHLIMRHHIDIEDSKGRGVATVSFGDVITVSA, encoded by the coding sequence ATGGCCGGCTATTTCTTCCACGTTTTCAACGACGAGAAAACACATGATGACGAAGGGCAGGTTTTTGCGGATCTGGCCGGAGCCATTGCCAGGGCGGAAAAGGATTGCATCGCGCTGGCGCTGGAGTCGATTGCAGAACATCGTCACCTGATCATGCGCCACCACATCGACATCGAGGACAGCAAGGGCAGGGGCGTCGCCACTGTGAGCTTCGGAGATGTCATCACCGTGTCGGCCTAG
- a CDS encoding class I SAM-dependent DNA methyltransferase produces the protein MEPDADVEQFIEHWRETGGSELANTQSFINALCRLIGVEPPHGSRADDAHNDYVFERRVFQDNGDGSVSFGRIDAYRRGAFILEAKQGSDADRAAAARGEDDLDLFGQTATARMKRGTARRGTPGWAKAMVQAKGQAERYAKALPVDHGWPPFLLIADIGYCIEVYADFTGSGKAYAQFPDRSRYRIMLEDLRNEDVRKRLAAIWTEPASLDPSTQAARVTREIADLLATVSRRLEGRGHSPDAVSGFLSRILFTMFAEDTGVLLPQDSFKRLLRGQLDHPEHLPHQLSALWEAMDKGVFAPALGIPVKRFNGYLFKDTAALPLEKVELEVLIEASLKDWTEVEPAIFGTLLERALNPKERAKLGAHYTPRAYVERLVGPTIMEPLRADWAGVRVAATELIDQGKPDEARRTIESFHGKLASTRVLDPACGTGNFLYVAMARMKELEGEVLDLLVELGDDQYLAELTGHTITPENFLGIEINPRAAAIAQLVLWIGYLQWHFRVNGKDRAPPEPILRDIRTIENRDALVDWDEREIERDETGAPVSRWDGETMKAHLVTGKMVPDETARVEVYQYAKPRAAKWPKADFIVGNPPFIGDKTMREKLGEGYLKALFSTTAVPESADFVMHWWDRAAAETAQRRTRRFGFITTNSLPQKFNRRVLEIYMHGKPPLMIAFAIPNHPWVDISDGASVRISMTVACSGAGEGRLMTVINESEAPDNIEFRLSVGPILSDLTIGAAVVDARTLRGNLGVASNGCALNGAGFILDHPTAESLTVGTDAMGLIVKPYRNGRDLMARSRGAYVIDLFGYGEAEVRTRWPAIYQHVAMTVRPGREAKRDRTPDAMQYANSWWLFQKPRPGLRRALRGLNRYIVTVETAKHRVFQFLNVEILPDHMLIAVASDDAFELGVLSSHIHKAWALAAGARLGVGDDPRYSKSRCFDPFPLPAEVAALIKDRIRAEAEALDNLRKRVLHAHEDLTLTKLYNVVDAVQSGRTLTAAERDIHQRGLVALICQHHHAIDESVAEAYGWGDEHRSGNLDEQTILTRLVSLNKERAAEEALGLIRYLRTDFQDPGYRTPVSGTLDLGEAAVVAPDNIILWPATLTEQVGAVQQVLATAVVPMAAQDIARSFKGKRAATVRPVLDALAGLGMARRLNDGRYAA, from the coding sequence ATGGAACCTGACGCTGATGTCGAACAATTTATAGAGCACTGGCGCGAGACCGGCGGATCGGAGCTGGCGAACACGCAGAGCTTTATTAATGCCCTCTGCCGGCTGATCGGCGTTGAGCCGCCGCATGGCAGCCGCGCCGATGACGCTCACAATGACTACGTATTCGAACGGCGGGTTTTTCAGGACAACGGCGACGGCTCAGTCAGCTTCGGTCGTATTGATGCCTACAGGCGCGGGGCGTTCATCCTTGAGGCAAAGCAGGGCAGCGATGCGGACCGGGCCGCTGCTGCACGTGGCGAGGACGATCTGGATCTGTTCGGACAGACCGCCACCGCCCGAATGAAGCGAGGCACCGCACGTCGCGGCACGCCGGGTTGGGCAAAGGCGATGGTGCAGGCTAAGGGGCAGGCCGAGCGGTACGCTAAAGCCCTTCCTGTCGACCACGGATGGCCGCCGTTCCTGCTGATCGCGGACATTGGCTACTGCATCGAGGTCTACGCTGACTTTACAGGAAGCGGTAAGGCGTATGCACAGTTCCCCGACCGGTCGCGCTACCGCATCATGCTTGAGGACCTGCGCAACGAGGACGTGCGCAAACGCCTCGCTGCGATCTGGACCGAACCGGCGAGCCTCGACCCTTCAACCCAGGCCGCTCGCGTCACGCGGGAGATCGCCGACCTCCTCGCCACTGTGTCACGTCGTTTGGAGGGCCGGGGCCATTCACCCGATGCCGTCAGCGGCTTCTTATCGCGCATCTTGTTCACCATGTTCGCCGAAGATACTGGGGTGCTGCTGCCACAGGATAGCTTCAAGAGGCTGCTGCGCGGCCAGCTTGATCACCCCGAGCATCTTCCTCATCAGCTCTCCGCATTATGGGAGGCGATGGATAAGGGCGTGTTCGCGCCGGCCCTTGGTATTCCGGTCAAGCGGTTCAACGGCTATCTCTTCAAGGACACCGCTGCCTTGCCGCTAGAGAAAGTTGAGCTGGAGGTGCTGATCGAGGCATCGCTGAAAGACTGGACTGAGGTTGAGCCGGCGATCTTCGGTACGCTCCTCGAACGCGCCCTGAACCCCAAGGAGCGGGCCAAGCTAGGCGCGCACTACACGCCGCGCGCTTACGTCGAGAGGTTGGTGGGGCCGACAATTATGGAGCCATTGCGCGCGGACTGGGCAGGTGTGCGCGTCGCAGCTACCGAACTGATCGATCAAGGTAAGCCTGACGAGGCTCGGCGGACAATTGAATCGTTCCATGGCAAGCTTGCAAGCACCCGCGTCCTAGACCCCGCCTGTGGCACAGGTAATTTTCTTTACGTCGCGATGGCGCGGATGAAGGAACTGGAGGGCGAGGTGCTCGACCTGTTAGTCGAGCTGGGCGACGACCAGTACCTTGCAGAACTGACGGGCCACACGATTACGCCTGAAAACTTTTTGGGAATCGAAATCAACCCGCGCGCCGCCGCCATAGCGCAGTTGGTTCTTTGGATCGGCTATCTCCAGTGGCACTTCCGCGTTAACGGCAAGGACCGTGCGCCGCCAGAGCCGATCTTGCGTGACATCCGGACTATTGAGAACCGGGACGCCCTCGTTGATTGGGACGAGCGGGAAATCGAACGCGACGAGACCGGCGCTCCCGTGTCGCGGTGGGACGGCGAGACCATGAAGGCGCACCTAGTCACGGGGAAGATGGTACCCGACGAGACGGCCCGGGTCGAAGTATACCAATATGCGAAGCCGAGAGCAGCCAAATGGCCCAAGGCTGATTTCATCGTGGGAAACCCGCCGTTCATCGGGGATAAAACGATGAGAGAAAAATTAGGTGAAGGGTATTTGAAGGCCCTCTTTAGCACGACAGCAGTCCCGGAGAGCGCTGACTTTGTGATGCACTGGTGGGATCGCGCAGCGGCGGAGACCGCTCAAAGGAGAACACGCCGGTTTGGGTTCATCACGACTAACTCACTCCCCCAAAAGTTCAATCGGCGGGTGCTCGAGATCTACATGCACGGAAAGCCTCCTCTTATGATTGCTTTTGCAATCCCAAATCATCCATGGGTCGACATATCTGATGGAGCGTCGGTCCGGATATCGATGACCGTCGCATGCAGTGGAGCAGGCGAAGGTCGATTGATGACTGTCATCAATGAGAGCGAGGCGCCGGATAATATAGAGTTTAGATTGAGCGTCGGTCCTATCTTGAGTGATCTTACCATCGGCGCGGCAGTCGTTGATGCGCGCACGCTTCGCGGCAACCTTGGTGTAGCGTCAAATGGGTGTGCGCTAAACGGTGCCGGGTTTATTCTTGACCATCCCACCGCCGAAAGCCTGACAGTGGGCACGGATGCGATGGGTTTGATTGTGAAGCCGTATCGGAATGGGAGGGACCTGATGGCTCGGTCCCGTGGAGCCTACGTAATCGATCTCTTCGGATACGGGGAGGCGGAGGTTCGAACGCGCTGGCCCGCGATATATCAGCATGTCGCTATGACGGTCCGCCCAGGGCGGGAGGCAAAACGAGATCGCACACCTGATGCGATGCAATACGCTAACTCTTGGTGGCTCTTTCAAAAGCCGAGGCCGGGCCTTCGTCGAGCGCTACGAGGACTGAACCGTTATATAGTCACCGTCGAGACCGCCAAGCATCGGGTATTTCAGTTTTTGAACGTCGAAATTCTGCCAGATCACATGCTGATAGCGGTTGCTTCTGATGACGCGTTTGAGCTTGGCGTCCTGTCGAGCCACATTCATAAGGCATGGGCACTCGCCGCCGGAGCGCGGCTCGGGGTGGGTGATGATCCCCGTTACAGTAAGTCGCGATGCTTTGATCCCTTCCCCCTACCTGCAGAGGTCGCCGCCTTAATTAAGGATCGGATTCGTGCCGAAGCAGAGGCGCTGGACAATTTGCGCAAACGTGTTCTTCACGCTCATGAAGACCTGACGCTTACAAAACTTTATAACGTGGTGGATGCGGTTCAATCTGGTCGAACGCTTACTGCCGCCGAACGTGATATCCATCAGCGAGGCCTAGTAGCACTCATATGCCAGCACCATCACGCGATCGACGAGAGCGTGGCAGAAGCCTATGGCTGGGGTGATGAGCATCGGTCGGGCAATTTGGATGAACAAACGATTCTCACGCGGCTTGTGTCGCTGAACAAGGAGCGAGCGGCTGAGGAGGCGCTTGGTCTAATCCGATATTTGCGGACTGATTTTCAAGATCCCGGCTACCGGACGCCAGTCTCCGGGACACTCGATCTGGGTGAAGCCGCCGTTGTCGCCCCCGACAACATTATTTTGTGGCCCGCTACCCTCACCGAACAAGTCGGTGCTGTGCAGCAGGTACTGGCGACCGCCGTCGTGCCGATGGCGGCTCAGGACATCGCTCGAAGCTTCAAGGGGAAGCGGGCGGCCACTGTGCGCCCAGTGTTGGACGCCTTGGCCGGCCTTGGCATGGCACGCCGGCTGAACGATGGACGTTATGCTGCATGA
- a CDS encoding SOS response-associated peptidase family protein, producing the protein MCNRARMLGEPETIIERFGAGWIAEKPRDNRFDPVELRPKGRAYVIRQQDGAHGLDVMAWDVLGGAAPWPMTNVRNLALPQWKALASKPEQRCLIPLTEFCEWTPDKHDLGDGKPKLKGEMWFQVTDQPVFAVAGFWQHTKEGAGFAMVTCDPNSLVAPIHPKAMITILKPEDHQRWLTGTVEEVIKLQQPYDAAAMTVRGPAFPTRKF; encoded by the coding sequence ATGTGTAATCGAGCGCGGATGCTGGGCGAGCCAGAGACGATCATCGAGCGGTTCGGCGCCGGCTGGATCGCCGAGAAGCCTCGCGACAATCGCTTCGATCCCGTCGAGCTACGACCGAAAGGCCGGGCCTACGTCATCCGCCAGCAGGACGGCGCGCACGGTTTGGACGTGATGGCGTGGGACGTTCTCGGCGGTGCCGCGCCCTGGCCGATGACCAACGTGCGTAACTTGGCCCTGCCGCAGTGGAAGGCATTGGCGTCGAAGCCCGAACAGCGCTGCCTGATCCCGCTCACCGAGTTCTGCGAATGGACGCCCGACAAGCACGATCTCGGCGACGGCAAGCCGAAGCTGAAGGGCGAGATGTGGTTTCAGGTGACGGACCAGCCGGTGTTCGCCGTCGCGGGGTTCTGGCAGCACACCAAGGAAGGTGCCGGCTTCGCGATGGTTACGTGTGATCCGAACTCGCTAGTTGCGCCGATCCATCCGAAGGCAATGATCACGATCCTTAAACCTGAGGATCACCAGCGGTGGCTGACTGGCACGGTCGAAGAGGTGATTAAGTTGCAGCAGCCCTACGACGCGGCGGCGATGACGGTACGAGGGCCGGCGTTCCCAACGCGTAAATTCTAG
- a CDS encoding peptidylprolyl isomerase: MLIPLIALLAVAQTPPAVLATASAPPLPSDVMEGDWRPIPDDELLVMTLAGGRTVVIRLAARFAPEHVANVRTLARAGWWDNESVYRVQENWVAQWGDASEKKAMAPGVRQAPAAEFEIARFDAAQTLSRPDSYSARSGFTADGWPIASDGKAAWLTHCYGMVGVARDALPSTGSGSELFTPIGQSARRLDRNYTVVGRIIAGMQYLSALPRSEAAMGVYATAGERTGIVSVKLASDLPVAVRPRYEYRSTDNPRFAAYIKLREVAAPPTVPTGASVCDVPLAVRRAGGK, encoded by the coding sequence ATGCTGATCCCCCTCATCGCACTGCTCGCCGTCGCGCAGACTCCGCCCGCCGTCCTCGCCACCGCTTCGGCACCTCCGCTGCCGTCCGACGTCATGGAGGGAGACTGGCGGCCGATCCCCGACGACGAACTGCTGGTGATGACCTTGGCGGGCGGCAGGACGGTCGTGATCCGGCTCGCCGCGCGCTTCGCGCCGGAGCATGTCGCCAACGTCCGCACGCTGGCGCGGGCCGGCTGGTGGGACAATGAGAGCGTGTACCGCGTGCAGGAGAATTGGGTCGCTCAATGGGGCGATGCGAGCGAGAAGAAGGCGATGGCGCCCGGCGTTAGGCAAGCACCGGCGGCCGAGTTCGAGATCGCGCGATTCGATGCGGCGCAGACCCTCTCGCGGCCGGACAGCTATTCCGCCCGGTCCGGCTTCACCGCCGATGGCTGGCCGATCGCAAGCGACGGCAAGGCGGCGTGGCTGACGCATTGCTATGGCATGGTCGGCGTGGCGCGCGATGCCTTGCCCTCGACCGGCAGCGGCTCCGAACTGTTCACGCCGATCGGGCAGTCCGCGCGGCGGCTGGATCGCAATTATACCGTGGTCGGGCGGATCATCGCGGGGATGCAGTATCTCTCCGCGCTGCCGCGCAGCGAGGCGGCGATGGGAGTCTATGCGACGGCGGGCGAGCGCACCGGGATCGTCTCGGTGAAGCTGGCGAGCGATCTGCCGGTGGCGGTGCGCCCGCGCTACGAATATCGCAGTACCGACAATCCGCGCTTCGCCGCCTATATCAAGCTGCGCGAGGTGGCCGCGCCGCCGACCGTGCCCACGGGAGCGAGCGTGTGCGACGTTCCGCTGGCGGTGCGACGGGCCGGGGGGAAATAG